The following proteins are co-located in the Rippkaea orientalis PCC 8801 genome:
- the rpaB gene encoding response regulator transcription factor RpaB has product METHKEKILVVDDEASIRRILETRLSMIGYDVVTAADGEEALDTFHKADPDLVVLDVMMPKLDGYGVCQELRKESDIPIIMLTALGDVADRITGLELGADDYVVKPFSPKELEARIRSVLRRVEKNGVPGIPSSGVLQIASIRIDTNKRQVYKGDERIRLTGMEFSLLELLVSRSGEPFSRSEILQEVWGYTPERHVDTRVVDVHISRLRAKLEDDPSNPELILTARGTGYLFQRILEPGEEP; this is encoded by the coding sequence TTGGAAACCCATAAAGAAAAAATCTTGGTAGTAGATGATGAGGCCAGCATCCGCCGTATTTTAGAAACCCGTCTTTCCATGATTGGTTATGATGTGGTCACAGCCGCCGATGGAGAAGAAGCATTAGATACCTTTCACAAAGCTGACCCCGACTTGGTGGTTTTAGACGTGATGATGCCTAAGCTAGATGGTTATGGTGTCTGCCAAGAATTACGCAAGGAATCGGATATTCCCATCATTATGTTAACGGCTTTGGGAGATGTTGCCGATCGCATCACGGGATTGGAATTAGGGGCCGATGATTATGTTGTCAAACCCTTCTCCCCCAAGGAATTAGAAGCGCGTATTCGGTCTGTTTTACGACGGGTGGAAAAAAACGGAGTCCCCGGTATTCCCAGTTCAGGTGTACTACAAATTGCCTCCATTAGAATTGACACCAACAAACGACAAGTTTACAAAGGGGATGAACGCATCCGACTAACGGGGATGGAATTTAGTTTACTGGAATTGTTGGTCAGTCGGTCAGGGGAACCCTTCTCTCGTTCAGAAATTTTACAAGAAGTTTGGGGATACACTCCTGAACGTCATGTAGATACTAGGGTGGTAGATGTTCATATTTCCCGCTTACGGGCTAAATTAGAAGACGATCCCAGTAATCCTGAATTGATCCTCACGGCTAGGGGAACAGGCTACCTTTTTCAACGTATCCTAGAACCGGGTGAAGAACCGTAA
- the radA gene encoding DNA repair protein RadA, producing MAKSRTIYICSTCGAESPQWFGKCPSCGVYGTLEEQVVNTSPPGAISRGGWQTGSRSEGVSSAPPKPRISIPFSEITQTEQERFPSGYGELDRVLGGGVVPGSLVLIGGDPGIGKSTLLLQTANQLSQRLPRILYVSAEESGQQVKLRASRLGVTELTPTTDSNSNGNPKKETESEELKLTEPYANLYILPETDLEEILRELESLKPQVAVIDSIQTLYFAALTSAPGSVAQVRECTSALMQVAKRENITLLIVGHVTKEGAIAGPRVLEHLVDTVLYFEGDRYASHRLLRSVKNRFGATHEIGIFEMAEHGLVEVANPSELFLGNRDEFAPGTATVVACEGTRPLVVELQALVSPTSYSSPRRSTTGVDYSRLQQILAVLEKRVGIPLSKLDAYVASAGGLGVEEPAADLGIAIAVVASFRDRVVDPRTVLIGEVGLGGQVRLVSQMELRLKEAAKLGFKRAIVPKGQSLPDDLGLEIITVNKVIDAIIAAIPPQHKFGAESSEIGEEEGGDF from the coding sequence ATGGCCAAATCTCGAACAATCTACATTTGTAGTACCTGTGGCGCAGAGTCCCCTCAATGGTTTGGCAAATGTCCTAGTTGTGGGGTCTATGGGACCTTAGAAGAACAAGTGGTTAATACCAGTCCACCTGGGGCAATCTCACGGGGAGGATGGCAAACAGGCAGCCGTTCTGAGGGGGTTTCGAGTGCTCCTCCTAAACCTCGGATCTCGATTCCTTTTTCGGAGATCACCCAAACTGAACAAGAACGATTTCCCTCGGGTTATGGAGAATTAGATCGGGTTCTCGGTGGGGGGGTTGTGCCGGGTTCTCTAGTGTTAATCGGCGGTGATCCGGGGATTGGGAAATCGACCTTGTTACTACAAACGGCTAATCAGCTTTCTCAGCGACTCCCCCGCATTCTTTATGTGTCTGCCGAAGAATCGGGACAACAGGTTAAATTACGGGCTTCGCGTTTAGGGGTAACAGAATTAACTCCTACTACTGATTCTAACAGTAATGGGAACCCAAAAAAAGAAACTGAATCGGAAGAATTGAAGTTAACAGAACCCTATGCTAATCTTTATATTTTACCAGAGACAGACTTAGAAGAAATTCTGCGGGAATTGGAATCTTTAAAGCCTCAAGTTGCCGTTATTGATAGTATTCAAACACTTTATTTTGCTGCTTTAACCTCAGCCCCTGGTTCAGTGGCGCAAGTGAGGGAATGTACGTCGGCTTTAATGCAGGTGGCTAAACGGGAAAATATTACTTTATTAATTGTGGGTCATGTGACTAAAGAAGGGGCGATCGCAGGTCCGAGAGTGTTGGAACATTTAGTCGATACGGTACTATATTTTGAGGGCGATCGCTATGCTTCCCATCGTCTTTTGCGATCGGTTAAAAATCGCTTTGGGGCAACCCATGAAATCGGGATTTTTGAAATGGCTGAACATGGGTTAGTTGAAGTTGCTAACCCCTCGGAATTATTCTTAGGAAACCGCGATGAATTTGCCCCTGGAACAGCGACGGTGGTTGCTTGTGAGGGAACTCGTCCTTTAGTGGTAGAATTGCAAGCCTTAGTCAGTCCGACTAGCTATTCTTCTCCTCGTCGTTCGACCACGGGAGTTGATTATAGTCGTCTGCAACAAATTCTGGCAGTTTTGGAGAAACGGGTGGGCATTCCTTTGTCAAAATTAGATGCCTATGTTGCTTCGGCCGGAGGGTTAGGGGTAGAGGAACCGGCCGCTGATTTAGGAATAGCGATTGCTGTTGTGGCCAGTTTCCGCGATCGCGTGGTTGACCCCCGAACCGTATTAATTGGTGAGGTGGGTTTGGGGGGTCAAGTTCGGTTGGTTTCTCAGATGGAATTGCGTCTCAAAGAAGCAGCAAAGTTAGGATTTAAACGGGCAATTGTTCCCAAGGGACAAAGTTTACCGGATGATTTGGGATTAGAAATTATTACGGTTAATAAGGTGATTGATGCCATTATTGCTGCCATTCCTCCTCAACATAAATTTGGTGCCGAAAGTTCAGAAATAGGTGAAGAAGAAGGAGGTGATTTTTAA
- a CDS encoding pentapeptide repeat-containing protein, which yields MNAQEILQKYADGERDFSRVTLVHVCLCNANLVGVHLDGADLILANLKGAALTEAHLEQAKLNQSNLADAKMIRACLIGAQMIDADLSGADLRGADLREANLSGAKLGGADLRNTRLEGTDLTGADLRGADLTGVNLQETDLLGADLTGAYIN from the coding sequence ATGAATGCTCAAGAAATATTACAAAAATATGCGGACGGAGAACGAGATTTTAGCCGAGTCACTTTAGTTCACGTCTGTCTATGTAATGCCAATCTCGTAGGAGTTCATTTAGATGGGGCTGACTTGATCTTAGCGAATTTAAAAGGGGCTGCTTTAACAGAAGCCCATTTAGAACAAGCAAAGTTGAATCAATCTAATCTAGCTGATGCTAAAATGATCAGAGCTTGTCTGATTGGTGCACAAATGATAGACGCTGATTTAAGTGGCGCTGATTTGAGGGGAGCGGATTTAAGAGAAGCGAACCTCAGTGGAGCAAAGTTAGGGGGAGCCGACTTAAGAAACACCCGACTCGAAGGAACTGACTTGACAGGGGCTGATCTTAGAGGGGCTGATTTAACAGGAGTTAACCTACAAGAAACAGACCTTCTAGGAGCCGACTTAACAGGAGCTTATATTAACTAA
- the psb34 gene encoding photosystem II assembly protein Psb34, whose product MLEYNFRGSYKIMPNNSTETRAINRPPSDGSELIPAEVTAKIDNKGNSFVDQSLADGYTVDDEGIINNYAIEPEEYRATYPAPYEQRRYLVQGAIAIVFVAFIVWVAFTVS is encoded by the coding sequence ATGTTAGAATATAATTTTAGAGGAAGTTACAAAATCATGCCCAATAATAGTACGGAAACGAGGGCAATCAATCGTCCTCCTAGTGATGGTAGTGAATTAATTCCTGCTGAAGTTACAGCAAAAATTGATAATAAAGGTAATTCCTTCGTTGATCAATCCCTTGCAGATGGCTATACAGTCGATGATGAAGGAATCATCAATAACTATGCCATTGAACCAGAAGAATATCGAGCAACTTATCCGGCACCCTATGAACAAAGGCGTTATCTTGTACAAGGGGCGATCGCCATTGTCTTCGTTGCCTTTATAGTGTGGGTTGCTTTTACTGTTAGTTAA
- a CDS encoding dolichyl-phosphate-mannose--protein mannosyltransferase — protein MSLPLPISPSPPPLKTLLLIFLISLALRFWNLGQFNQLVFDEVYYAKFANNYLTGTHFFNVHPPLSQYLIAIGIWLASHFPADADITNNLTGSLRSTISYRWLNALTGSFIPIIVGLIAYQLTYRRNYTIIAALFAACEGLFLVESRYALNNIYLVFFGLLGQLYFLISINKNKIIYLTISGLCFGLSASVKWNGLGFLLGIYLLIFIAWQKKLVDKYLNWVSKNRSNSLINDPDNPNFWSRITNIQPALLIFNLTIVPIFIYSLLWLPHLLINPEYDFFEVHQKSWSFHQRLGNNSEVHPYCSPWYTWVLMIRPMAYFYKTKQTEVGKIIYDVHGMGNPLLWWLSTAAIFSLLFLIIIQFFKQHKWNNQNNYLYSFILINYASNLLPWIGVSRCTFIYYYMGSYIFSWLALAWIVNLFLASQNRLYRRVGITIIILAILAFIFWMPIYLGMPLSQFGFNLRMFLPNWI, from the coding sequence TTGTCTCTCCCTCTCCCCATCTCTCCCTCCCCCCCTCCCCTGAAAACTTTATTACTGATTTTCCTAATTTCCCTAGCTTTAAGATTTTGGAATTTAGGACAATTTAATCAATTGGTTTTCGATGAAGTTTATTATGCCAAATTTGCTAATAATTATTTAACGGGAACGCATTTTTTTAATGTTCATCCTCCTTTAAGTCAATATCTCATTGCGATAGGAATATGGTTAGCTTCCCATTTTCCTGCTGATGCTGATATCACTAATAACCTAACAGGTTCACTCCGATCAACTATTAGTTATCGTTGGTTAAATGCGTTAACAGGTTCTTTTATTCCCATAATTGTAGGATTGATAGCTTATCAATTAACTTATCGTCGCAATTATACTATTATCGCTGCTTTATTCGCTGCTTGTGAGGGCTTATTTCTAGTTGAATCTCGCTATGCTTTAAATAATATTTATTTAGTATTCTTTGGTTTATTAGGACAATTATATTTTTTGATTTCAATCAACAAAAATAAAATAATCTATTTAACCATTAGTGGTTTATGCTTTGGGTTATCAGCCTCAGTTAAATGGAATGGGTTAGGATTTTTATTAGGCATTTATTTATTGATTTTTATTGCTTGGCAGAAGAAACTTGTTGACAAATATCTTAATTGGGTTTCTAAAAATCGATCTAATTCCCTAATCAATGATCCAGATAATCCTAACTTTTGGTCTAGGATAACAAATATTCAACCTGCTTTACTTATCTTTAATTTAACCATTGTTCCTATTTTTATTTATAGTTTACTTTGGCTACCTCATTTATTAATTAATCCTGAATATGACTTTTTTGAAGTTCATCAGAAAAGCTGGTCTTTTCATCAACGACTAGGGAATAATTCAGAGGTTCATCCCTATTGTTCTCCCTGGTATACTTGGGTATTAATGATACGACCAATGGCCTATTTTTATAAAACAAAACAGACAGAGGTAGGTAAAATTATTTATGATGTTCATGGAATGGGTAATCCCTTATTATGGTGGTTATCAACAGCAGCCATTTTTAGCTTACTTTTCCTGATTATCATACAATTTTTTAAACAACATAAATGGAACAATCAAAATAATTATCTCTACAGTTTTATTTTAATCAATTATGCCAGTAATTTACTACCCTGGATTGGGGTAAGTCGTTGTACATTTATTTATTATTATATGGGGTCTTATATCTTTTCTTGGTTAGCCTTAGCTTGGATAGTCAATCTATTTTTAGCTAGTCAAAACCGACTGTATCGTAGAGTAGGAATAACTATTATTATTTTGGCGATTCTTGCCTTTATCTTTTGGATGCCTATCTATTTAGGAATGCCCCTATCTCAATTCGGATTTAATCTCAGAATGTTTCTTCCTAATTGGATTTAA
- the gltX gene encoding glutamate--tRNA ligase, giving the protein MTVRVRIAPSPTGNLHIGTARTAVFNWLFARHHGGQFILRVEDTDLERSRPEYTENIKSGLIWLGLNWDEGPFFQTQRLELYRDGIQTLLDKGFAYRCYCTPEELEQMREEQKAKNQAPRYDNRHRHLSVAERQAFEAEGRKPVIRFIIDDEREIVWNDLIRGQVVWKGSDLGGDMVIARVPQNEGENFGQPLYNLAVVIDDIDMKITEVIRGEDHIANTAKQILLYEAFGATVPKFAHTPLILNQEGRKLSKRDGVTSIDDFRKMGFLADALVNYMSLLGWTPPDSTQEIFTLTEAAKDFSLDRVNKAGAKFDWDKLDWINSQYLHQVSPSELVDLACPYWQDAGYGINLESDRPWLEQLAALIIPSLTRLTDVVKESRLIFGETVSYSEEAIAQLQQEGVKEILQAIVDSLANYPQLTTEDAQAIIKEVTNAFKVKKGLIMKSLRAGLMGELHGPDLVQSWLLLHQKGWDKTRLQHALSPV; this is encoded by the coding sequence GTGACAGTTAGAGTTCGTATTGCACCAAGTCCCACCGGAAATCTACACATCGGAACCGCCAGAACTGCTGTTTTTAACTGGTTGTTTGCTCGTCATCACGGGGGTCAGTTTATTTTACGGGTAGAAGATACCGATCTTGAGCGATCGCGTCCCGAATACACCGAAAACATCAAATCAGGACTAATTTGGTTAGGCTTAAACTGGGATGAAGGTCCCTTTTTCCAAACTCAACGTCTTGAACTGTACCGCGATGGGATTCAAACCTTACTCGACAAGGGGTTTGCCTATCGCTGCTACTGTACCCCCGAAGAGTTAGAACAGATGCGCGAAGAACAAAAGGCGAAAAATCAAGCTCCTCGCTATGATAACCGCCATCGTCACCTTAGCGTAGCCGAGCGTCAAGCCTTTGAAGCCGAAGGTAGAAAACCCGTTATTCGATTTATTATCGATGATGAGCGCGAAATCGTCTGGAATGACCTAATAAGAGGGCAAGTGGTCTGGAAAGGTAGCGATCTCGGTGGAGATATGGTGATTGCCCGTGTTCCCCAAAATGAGGGAGAAAATTTTGGACAGCCTCTCTACAATTTAGCGGTGGTCATTGATGATATTGACATGAAAATCACCGAGGTTATTCGTGGGGAGGATCATATCGCTAATACGGCTAAACAGATTCTACTTTATGAAGCTTTCGGGGCAACGGTTCCGAAATTTGCCCATACACCCTTAATTTTGAATCAAGAGGGACGAAAATTATCAAAACGCGATGGAGTAACGTCTATCGATGATTTCCGTAAAATGGGCTTTTTAGCCGATGCTTTGGTCAATTATATGAGTTTGTTGGGTTGGACTCCCCCTGACTCCACTCAAGAGATTTTTACCCTAACGGAAGCAGCCAAAGACTTTAGTTTAGATAGGGTGAATAAAGCAGGAGCAAAATTCGATTGGGATAAATTAGACTGGATTAATAGTCAATATCTCCATCAAGTTTCCCCTTCGGAATTAGTTGATTTAGCTTGTCCCTATTGGCAAGACGCAGGATATGGGATTAATTTAGAGAGCGATCGCCCTTGGTTAGAACAGTTAGCCGCCTTAATTATTCCTAGTTTAACCCGATTGACAGATGTGGTTAAAGAAAGCCGTTTAATTTTTGGAGAAACGGTATCCTACAGTGAGGAAGCGATCGCCCAACTTCAACAAGAAGGGGTCAAAGAAATTCTCCAAGCAATTGTCGATAGTTTAGCCAATTATCCCCAATTAACTACAGAGGATGCTCAAGCTATTATTAAAGAAGTCACTAACGCTTTTAAGGTCAAAAAAGGCTTAATTATGAAGTCTTTACGCGCTGGTTTAATGGGAGAATTACACGGACCCGACTTAGTTCAATCTTGGCTTTTATTACATCAAAAAGGATGGGATAAAACTCGGCTACAACATGCGTTAAGTCCCGTTTAG
- a CDS encoding ABC transporter permease, whose amino-acid sequence MSQTDKKHHQGEAKLNPSSNKVNITKEMPVVVYQPDSRLRHPILLFTEMWQDLLSSRELAWQLIKRDIQAQYRQSVLGIIWAFIPPLIAAAGLTFLRKTGVFNIGETDIPYPVFVVFSMTLWQTFTQTLTGVSGASRTAKGMLMKLRVPPEAFVISQLGQILFNFAIQLIPIIFFFIWFRVSVTWSLLLAPVAFIHLLMFATAIGLFVGPFSCLYGDVNKVMSFITRFWLFVTPIIYPVPKESIWAIIVKINPVTPLIVTTRELATTGVISQPLGFWIASIVSILGVLLGWIFYRLAMPFIVERA is encoded by the coding sequence ATGAGTCAGACAGACAAAAAACATCATCAAGGAGAAGCTAAATTGAATCCATCATCAAATAAAGTCAATATCACCAAAGAAATGCCTGTGGTTGTCTATCAACCCGACAGTCGTCTGAGACATCCCATACTCTTGTTTACAGAAATGTGGCAAGACTTACTCAGTTCAAGGGAGTTAGCTTGGCAACTGATCAAACGGGATATTCAAGCTCAATACCGTCAGTCGGTACTAGGTATTATTTGGGCATTTATTCCTCCTTTAATCGCAGCAGCAGGGTTAACCTTTCTGAGAAAAACAGGGGTGTTTAATATTGGAGAGACGGATATTCCTTATCCTGTTTTTGTCGTTTTTAGTATGACATTGTGGCAAACCTTTACCCAAACCCTAACGGGTGTTAGTGGTGCTTCTAGAACCGCTAAAGGAATGTTAATGAAGTTAAGAGTTCCCCCTGAAGCCTTTGTCATTTCTCAATTAGGACAGATCTTATTTAATTTTGCAATTCAATTAATCCCGATTATTTTCTTCTTTATTTGGTTTAGAGTTTCAGTAACCTGGAGTTTATTACTAGCACCCGTCGCTTTTATTCACTTATTAATGTTTGCAACAGCGATCGGTTTATTTGTTGGACCCTTTTCTTGTCTCTATGGAGATGTCAATAAAGTGATGTCTTTTATCACTCGATTTTGGTTATTTGTCACTCCTATTATTTACCCTGTTCCCAAAGAAAGTATCTGGGCAATCATTGTCAAAATTAACCCCGTTACACCTTTAATTGTGACAACAAGAGAACTAGCAACAACAGGGGTTATTTCTCAACCCTTGGGATTTTGGATCGCCAGTATTGTCTCTATCCTAGGAGTACTATTAGGATGGATATTTTATCGCTTAGCAATGCCGTTTATTGTTGAAAGAGCCTAA